From the genome of Streptomyces sp. NBC_01260, one region includes:
- a CDS encoding TDT family transporter, with protein sequence MAIFPQTHTAFPPSRTARRPALRYLGPNWYAAVMGTSIVASAGAALPVHIPGLRAVCAAVWVLAALMLAAVLTARAGHWASHRDQARAHLLDPGVAPFYGCLSMALLAVGGAGMVVGKDVIGHQAALVLDVVLFTAGTLTGLFVAVAIPYLMMVRHRPEPGTASPVWLLPVVAPMVSAALGPLLVPELPAGQWREALLLACYAMFGLSLLATLVMLPLIFSRLVHQGPLPLMLTPTLFLVLGPLGQSTTAVNALADVAPGAIQAPYASAFGAFAVLYGVPVMGFALMWLALAGAMVVRAMRAGMTFGMTWWGFTFPVGTCVTGAAGLARHTGLTAYTWLAVALYVLLVTAWAVAGVRTVRGLLSGALLAAPQGPAPVTARTT encoded by the coding sequence ATGGCCATCTTTCCGCAGACCCACACCGCGTTCCCACCTTCCCGCACCGCGCGGCGCCCCGCGCTGCGGTACTTGGGCCCCAACTGGTACGCGGCCGTCATGGGCACCTCGATCGTCGCGAGCGCGGGCGCTGCCCTGCCGGTGCACATCCCCGGGCTGCGGGCGGTCTGCGCAGCGGTCTGGGTGCTCGCCGCGCTCATGCTCGCCGCAGTGCTCACGGCTCGCGCCGGGCACTGGGCCTCGCACCGCGACCAGGCCCGCGCCCATCTCCTCGACCCGGGTGTCGCCCCGTTCTACGGCTGTCTCTCGATGGCGCTGCTGGCCGTCGGCGGCGCCGGGATGGTGGTGGGCAAGGATGTCATCGGGCATCAGGCGGCCCTCGTACTGGACGTGGTGCTGTTCACCGCGGGCACCCTGACCGGGCTGTTCGTCGCGGTGGCGATCCCGTACCTGATGATGGTGCGCCACCGCCCGGAGCCCGGGACCGCGTCCCCGGTGTGGCTGCTGCCCGTGGTGGCGCCCATGGTCTCCGCGGCTCTCGGTCCGCTGCTGGTGCCGGAGCTGCCGGCGGGACAGTGGCGGGAGGCGCTGCTGCTGGCCTGCTACGCGATGTTCGGGCTGAGCCTGCTGGCGACGCTGGTGATGCTGCCGCTGATCTTCTCCCGGCTGGTCCACCAGGGTCCGCTGCCGCTCATGCTGACGCCCACGCTGTTCCTGGTGCTCGGCCCGCTGGGCCAGTCGACGACCGCGGTCAACGCGCTCGCCGATGTGGCACCGGGTGCGATCCAGGCCCCGTACGCCTCGGCGTTCGGCGCGTTCGCCGTGCTGTACGGGGTGCCGGTCATGGGCTTCGCACTGATGTGGCTGGCGCTGGCCGGCGCCATGGTGGTGCGGGCGATGCGGGCCGGAATGACGTTCGGCATGACGTGGTGGGGCTTCACCTTCCCCGTCGGTACCTGTGTCACCGGCGCCGCGGGCCTGGCCCGGCACACCGGTCTGACTGCGTACACCTGGCTGGCCGTCGCGCTCTACGTGCTGCTGGTGACGGCCTGGGCGGTGGCCGGCGTCCGCACGGTGCGCGGGCTGCTCAGCGGAGCGCTGCTCGCAGCGCCGCAGGGGCCCGCACCAGTGACGGCCCGTACCACGTGA
- a CDS encoding helical backbone metal receptor, translating into MRVVSLVPSLTEAVAETAPGLLVGATDWCTHPAGLRAARVGGTKNPDVPAILALRPDLVVANEEENREPDLAALREAGTEVLVTTVRTLDDAVAELDRLLTGACGLPRPRWLDEAEAAWAALPPPSAPRRAVVPIWRKPWMVLGRDTFAGDLLARLGVTNAYADHAERYPRIPLDELNGAGADLVVLPDEPYRFTAADGPEAFPALPAALVDGRFLTWYGPSLVRAPAALRAALR; encoded by the coding sequence GTGCGCGTCGTCTCCCTCGTCCCCTCGCTCACCGAGGCCGTCGCCGAGACCGCGCCCGGCCTGCTCGTCGGTGCCACCGACTGGTGCACCCACCCCGCCGGGCTGCGCGCCGCCCGGGTCGGGGGCACCAAGAACCCCGACGTGCCCGCGATCCTCGCCCTGCGCCCGGACCTCGTCGTGGCCAACGAGGAGGAGAACCGGGAACCCGACCTCGCCGCACTGCGGGAGGCCGGGACCGAGGTTCTCGTCACCACCGTCCGCACCCTCGACGACGCCGTTGCCGAGCTGGACCGGCTCCTGACCGGCGCCTGCGGCCTCCCGAGGCCCCGCTGGCTGGACGAGGCCGAGGCCGCCTGGGCGGCCCTGCCACCGCCGTCCGCCCCGCGCCGCGCGGTCGTCCCCATCTGGCGCAAGCCCTGGATGGTCCTGGGCCGCGACACCTTCGCCGGCGACCTGCTGGCCCGGCTCGGCGTGACCAACGCCTACGCGGACCACGCCGAGCGCTACCCCCGTATCCCGCTCGACGAACTGAACGGGGCCGGCGCCGACCTGGTCGTGCTGCCGGACGAGCCGTACCGGTTCACCGCCGCCGACGGGCCCGAGGCCTTTCCGGCGCTGCCCGCCGCACTCGTCGACGGGCGTTTCCTCACGTGGTACGGGCCGTCACTGGTGCGGGCCCCTGCGGCGCTGCGAGCAGCGCTCCGCTGA